In Verrucomicrobiia bacterium, a single genomic region encodes these proteins:
- a CDS encoding TMEM175 family protein yields MEKNRLEAFSDGVLAIIITIMVLELKMPEGADWAALKPRLPVFLTYVLSFIYVGIYWNNHHHLIKAVRKVNAAMMWANLHLLFWLSLFPFVTGWMGANHLAPIPTALYGAVMLQAAIAYYILQNTIVAELGRDSKLAVAMGRDFKGKLSPILYALAVGLAFVNPILSAIIYILVALIWFIPDRRIERVVHEDEHSQV; encoded by the coding sequence ATGGAAAAGAACCGGCTCGAAGCCTTCAGCGACGGCGTGCTGGCCATCATCATCACCATCATGGTGCTGGAGTTGAAGATGCCGGAGGGAGCGGACTGGGCCGCACTGAAACCCCGGCTGCCGGTGTTCCTGACCTACGTGCTGAGTTTCATCTATGTCGGCATTTATTGGAACAACCACCATCACCTCATCAAGGCGGTGCGCAAGGTCAACGCGGCGATGATGTGGGCCAACCTGCATCTGCTCTTCTGGCTTTCGCTGTTTCCCTTCGTGACCGGCTGGATGGGGGCCAACCATCTGGCGCCCATCCCCACGGCGCTTTACGGCGCCGTCATGTTGCAGGCGGCCATCGCCTATTACATTCTGCAGAACACCATCGTGGCGGAACTGGGACGCGACTCGAAACTGGCTGTCGCAATGGGCCGCGACTTCAAAGGGAAATTGTCGCCCATCCTTTACGCCCTCGCTGTCGGGCTTGCCTTTGTTAACCCGATCCTTTCGGCGATCATCTACATCCTGGTTGCGCTGATATGGTTCATCCCGGATCGCCGCATCGAGCGGGTCGTTCACGAGGACGAACATTCGCAAGTTTGA
- a CDS encoding choice-of-anchor Q domain-containing protein codes for MKTIRLNHSLLVLAVCAAQTVSASNLVVTSPADDGSPGTLRATLAAAADGDTIDLTGITGTIALDGEQLEVDSSVTLLGPGPGQLIIDAQQASRVFYIAPATTVTISGLTIANGYDSVFSDAAGGGILNELASLTLTNCVLLDNSAELGAGIFNDAGLLLFGQPGAATLTLIDCTLDGNISENGAGGAILNASLYTAPASLVVQRCTLSGNSAAHGGGIFNMGNATAQIVNSTLSGNLATSQAGGGIDNSQGGVVRLDGCTLSGNNAVNGQGGGIAVQQATLQIRNTLLSAGTAGANLWVDPAVASTIQSFGYNLSSDDGSGWLAATGDRVNTDPLLGPLQDNGGPTATHALLPGSPAIDTGAATDIAGSPIATDQRGLARPQGIAVDVGAFEVEQAPAQQHQYSWSGVLQPLNSDGSSVVKAGSTVPVKFMLTGEDAGITDLTATLSFANVSGSGVGDLNAANTKVYGGGSQFRFDPASGQYLFNWSTKGLAAGSYRLFIDLGDGVERSVDVTLR; via the coding sequence ATGAAAACAATCCGCCTGAACCATTCCCTGCTTGTGCTTGCCGTTTGCGCGGCCCAAACCGTCTCAGCCAGCAACCTCGTCGTCACCAGCCCCGCGGATGATGGCAGCCCCGGCACGCTGCGCGCCACCCTCGCGGCCGCGGCCGATGGCGACACCATCGATCTGACCGGCATCACCGGCACCATCGCCCTCGACGGTGAACAACTGGAGGTGGACAGCAGCGTGACCCTTCTGGGCCCGGGACCAGGCCAGTTGATTATCGACGCGCAACAGGCCAGCCGCGTGTTCTACATTGCCCCGGCCACCACCGTAACGATTTCCGGTCTGACCATCGCGAACGGATACGATTCCGTGTTCAGTGATGCGGCCGGCGGCGGAATCCTGAATGAGCTGGCCAGCTTGACGCTGACCAACTGTGTGTTGCTCGACAACTCGGCGGAACTGGGCGCTGGCATTTTCAACGATGCCGGCCTGTTGCTCTTCGGCCAGCCGGGCGCCGCAACCCTCACGCTGATCGACTGCACGTTGGACGGGAACATCTCCGAGAACGGCGCGGGCGGCGCGATTCTGAACGCCAGCCTCTATACCGCCCCCGCGTCACTCGTCGTCCAGCGTTGCACCTTGAGCGGCAACTCGGCCGCGCATGGCGGCGGCATTTTCAACATGGGCAACGCCACGGCGCAGATCGTGAACTCCACATTGAGCGGCAACCTTGCCACCAGCCAGGCCGGCGGCGGCATCGACAACAGTCAAGGTGGTGTCGTGCGCCTCGACGGTTGCACCTTGAGCGGCAACAACGCCGTCAACGGCCAGGGCGGCGGCATTGCCGTGCAACAGGCCACGCTGCAAATCCGGAACACCCTGTTGAGCGCCGGAACCGCCGGAGCCAATTTGTGGGTGGATCCCGCTGTCGCCAGCACCATTCAATCCTTCGGCTACAACCTCAGCAGCGATGACGGCTCCGGCTGGCTCGCGGCAACAGGTGACCGTGTCAACACCGATCCGCTGCTCGGCCCGTTGCAGGACAATGGCGGCCCGACGGCCACGCACGCCCTGCTGCCCGGCAGCCCGGCCATCGACACCGGTGCAGCCACGGACATCGCCGGCTCTCCAATTGCAACCGACCAGCGTGGCCTCGCGCGACCGCAGGGCATCGCCGTCGATGTGGGCGCGTTCGAAGTGGAACAGGCGCCCGCGCAACAGCACCAATATTCCTGGTCCGGCGTTCTGCAACCGCTCAACAGCGACGGCTCCTCGGTCGTCAAGGCGGGCAGCACCGTGCCGGTGAAGTTCATGCTCACCGGCGAGGATGCCGGCATCACGGATTTGACGGCCACCTTGAGCTTCGCCAACGTCAGCGGCAGCGGCGTGGGGGACCTCAATGCCGCAAACACCAAAGTTTACGGTGGCGGCAGTCAGTTCCGGTTCGACCCGGCCTCGGGGCAATACCTCTTCAACTGGAGCACGAAGGGCCTGGCCGCCGGAAGCTATCGGCTCTTCATCGACCTGGGCGACGGCGTGGAGCGCAGCGTTGACGTCACGTTGCGCTAG
- a CDS encoding LOG family protein, with amino-acid sequence MAKIRLSGTVVGPHDPHRASRARLLYLLFANGWDIYNSNGDQRITLSNIERKIVESDAFVFTPGATLEDMFKAISIFVGFQTLDRHLIGKPTLILNEDASWTPFFSVLAHLRRLGTIRQDFEQVLLTVESPEEVLTTLERAKTQRPAETGRHHAGTTEMPVAERPLPDDYHGSACVFCSASLEDPHYLADGEAIGRTLAENRIGCVSGAGRSGIMGAVVKGAVEAGGWAGGSNVPHIIQLEGLPDGLAHFWLRPDIYTRMEVMIENSGAFVIFPGGAGTVQELLALMIFKRQKNPLMDGKPVVIFNRRDTAGLRFWDPLINLLSGFCAPDEFTVANELEDILPAIRRGLKRRTVRNSGDQPVAAAN; translated from the coding sequence ATGGCAAAAATCAGACTGTCTGGAACGGTCGTTGGACCGCACGACCCGCACCGCGCATCCCGGGCGCGGTTGCTCTATCTGCTCTTCGCGAACGGATGGGATATTTACAATTCGAACGGTGACCAGCGGATTACGCTGTCCAACATCGAGCGCAAAATCGTCGAGTCGGACGCCTTCGTGTTTACTCCGGGCGCGACGTTGGAGGACATGTTCAAGGCCATTTCGATTTTCGTAGGCTTTCAAACCCTGGACCGCCACCTGATTGGCAAGCCGACCCTCATCCTGAACGAAGACGCTTCATGGACGCCTTTCTTTTCGGTGCTCGCGCATCTGCGCCGGCTGGGCACCATCCGGCAGGACTTTGAACAGGTGCTTCTCACGGTGGAATCACCGGAGGAAGTGCTGACCACGCTGGAACGGGCCAAAACACAGCGCCCGGCCGAAACCGGGCGCCACCACGCGGGCACAACCGAAATGCCGGTGGCGGAACGCCCCTTGCCGGATGATTACCATGGCAGCGCATGTGTGTTTTGCTCCGCGAGCCTGGAAGACCCGCATTACCTTGCTGACGGCGAAGCCATCGGGCGGACGCTGGCCGAAAACCGGATTGGCTGCGTGTCGGGAGCCGGCCGGTCGGGCATCATGGGGGCGGTGGTGAAAGGCGCCGTCGAAGCAGGCGGCTGGGCAGGCGGTTCAAACGTGCCGCACATCATCCAGTTGGAAGGGCTGCCCGACGGTCTCGCGCACTTCTGGCTCCGGCCTGACATTTATACCCGCATGGAGGTGATGATCGAGAACTCGGGTGCCTTCGTTATTTTTCCGGGCGGCGCCGGCACCGTGCAGGAATTGCTGGCCTTGATGATTTTCAAGCGGCAGAAAAATCCGCTGATGGACGGCAAGCCGGTCGTCATCTTCAACCGGCGGGATACTGCGGGGCTGCGGTTTTGGGATCCCTTGATTAATTTGCTTAGCGGGTTTTGTGCGCCTGACGAGTTCACCGTCGCGAATGAGCTTGAGGACATCTTGCCGGCGATCCGGCGCGGATTGAAGCGGCGAACGGTCAGGAATTCCGGTGACCAGCCCGTTGCGGCGGCCAATTGA
- a CDS encoding sugar kinase, which produces MSIGLNIPSNGALDFLSLGALVHRLDPGIIPFRKANHCDIHVSGGEFNVAANLADCFRLNTGITTAMVDYPIGDLIAERVRAMGVKPFYRKFKHDGVRGPNMATVYSDRGQGVRAPVVFYNRSNEAAGQLKPGDFNWPEIFGAGVRWFHSGGIFAALSETTGELIVEAMKTAKAHGAVTSFDLNYRQKLWDIWGGQAKALDVLGRIVQHVDVLVGNEEDLQKGLGIEGQDVEAKSKLDPSAFYAVIEKAVKKFPNVKAVATTLREVHSTNRHTWGAVAWVNGNTFQSPTCELDVVDRVGGGDGYAAGFFYGLLTGASEQEAVNLGWSHGALLTTFPGDTTMATVEQVKAFAKGGSARIQR; this is translated from the coding sequence ATGAGCATTGGCTTGAACATTCCCTCGAACGGCGCGCTGGATTTTCTCTCCCTCGGCGCGCTCGTTCATCGTCTGGATCCCGGCATCATCCCGTTTCGCAAGGCGAACCACTGCGACATCCACGTCAGCGGCGGCGAATTCAACGTGGCCGCGAACCTGGCCGATTGTTTCCGCCTGAACACCGGCATCACGACCGCGATGGTGGATTATCCCATCGGCGACCTCATCGCCGAACGCGTGCGGGCCATGGGCGTGAAGCCGTTTTATCGGAAGTTCAAGCACGACGGCGTGCGCGGCCCGAACATGGCAACGGTGTATTCCGACCGCGGCCAGGGCGTGCGCGCCCCGGTGGTGTTTTACAACCGCAGCAACGAAGCGGCCGGCCAGCTCAAGCCGGGGGATTTCAACTGGCCGGAAATTTTTGGCGCGGGCGTCCGCTGGTTCCACAGCGGCGGGATTTTTGCCGCGTTGTCGGAGACGACCGGTGAACTCATCGTCGAAGCGATGAAAACGGCCAAGGCGCATGGCGCCGTGACGTCGTTTGATCTCAACTACCGCCAGAAGCTCTGGGACATCTGGGGTGGCCAGGCCAAGGCGCTCGACGTGCTGGGTCGCATCGTGCAGCACGTGGACGTGCTCGTCGGCAACGAGGAGGATTTGCAGAAGGGCCTTGGCATCGAAGGTCAGGACGTCGAAGCCAAGTCCAAGCTCGATCCTTCGGCGTTCTACGCGGTCATCGAGAAGGCCGTGAAAAAATTCCCGAATGTGAAGGCCGTGGCGACCACGCTGCGCGAGGTGCATTCGACGAACCGCCACACCTGGGGCGCGGTGGCGTGGGTGAACGGCAACACCTTTCAATCGCCCACCTGTGAGCTGGACGTGGTGGACCGCGTCGGCGGCGGCGACGGTTACGCGGCGGGGTTTTTCTACGGCCTGTTGACCGGTGCTTCGGAACAGGAAGCGGTCAACCTCGGCTGGTCGCACGGCGCGTTGCTGACCACGTTCCCGGGCGACACAACGATGGCGACGGTGGAGCAGGTGAAAGCGTTTGCCAAAGGCGGGTCGGCCCGCATCCAACGTTAG
- a CDS encoding DUF3142 domain-containing protein, whose amino-acid sequence MPRFPTKAGFVAGLLGLLALAGALWLRPRAPRVAGPLPHDVYVWQRVWNEPVVDAVREHGTNFAEVAVLAAEVAWQNGQPTVARVVPDYTALRQAGVRLGLVLRIGPFTGPFAENDVTAQFLSNLAGSVLDAARTNAVAPAELQIDFDCAEARLDGYAVWLGAIQKRVAPVPVTITALPSWLDRAAFRRLAAHATNYVLQVHSLARPRGVNAPFALCDPPVARRAVERAGRIGIPFRVALPTYGYELAFDPAGKLIGLAADGPARTWPSGAQVREVRADPVAMADLVRGWRADRPAALRGVIWYRLPVVVDNLNWRWPTLAAIVASRSFRDHVRAESRRVEAGLVEISLINDGDLDISSRLAVEVHWSRADGGRLIAGDAVQGFSLLDEEPSQIRFQQDLPVTPLRAGETRTIGWLRLAHDGEVQLELQRN is encoded by the coding sequence ATGCCGCGTTTTCCCACCAAGGCGGGTTTTGTGGCTGGCCTGCTCGGGCTGTTGGCGCTGGCTGGCGCGCTGTGGCTGCGTCCCCGGGCGCCGCGGGTTGCCGGGCCGCTCCCGCATGATGTTTACGTGTGGCAACGCGTCTGGAATGAGCCGGTCGTCGATGCCGTCCGCGAGCACGGAACCAATTTCGCTGAAGTGGCGGTGCTGGCCGCCGAGGTGGCATGGCAGAATGGCCAACCAACGGTCGCCCGCGTCGTTCCCGATTACACTGCGCTCCGGCAAGCCGGTGTGCGCTTGGGCTTGGTGCTGCGGATTGGACCCTTCACCGGCCCCTTCGCGGAAAACGATGTCACCGCGCAGTTCCTCTCCAATCTGGCCGGCAGCGTGCTCGACGCCGCCCGGACGAATGCGGTTGCACCGGCTGAACTGCAAATTGATTTCGACTGTGCCGAAGCCAGGCTGGACGGCTACGCCGTGTGGCTCGGGGCCATTCAAAAGCGCGTCGCCCCGGTGCCGGTCACCATTACGGCGCTGCCCAGCTGGCTGGATCGTGCGGCCTTCCGGCGCCTCGCCGCGCACGCCACGAACTACGTGCTGCAAGTGCATTCGCTCGCCCGTCCGCGGGGGGTGAATGCGCCATTTGCCTTGTGCGATCCGCCGGTGGCCCGGCGCGCGGTGGAGCGGGCGGGCCGAATCGGCATTCCCTTTCGCGTCGCGCTGCCCACGTATGGTTATGAACTCGCCTTCGATCCGGCTGGCAAACTCATCGGCCTGGCGGCGGACGGTCCGGCCCGAACGTGGCCGTCTGGGGCGCAAGTGCGCGAAGTGCGGGCCGATCCCGTGGCGATGGCGGACCTGGTGCGGGGTTGGAGGGCGGACCGTCCGGCGGCCTTGCGCGGCGTGATTTGGTATCGCTTGCCGGTCGTGGTGGATAACTTGAACTGGCGCTGGCCCACGCTCGCCGCCATAGTGGCGTCGCGTTCGTTCCGTGACCATGTGCGGGCCGAATCGCGCCGGGTCGAGGCCGGGTTGGTGGAAATCAGCCTGATCAACGATGGTGACCTCGACATTTCCTCCCGGCTCGCTGTGGAAGTGCATTGGTCCCGCGCGGATGGGGGACGCTTGATTGCCGGCGATGCCGTTCAAGGTTTTTCCCTCCTCGACGAGGAGCCTTCCCAGATTCGTTTCCAACAAGATTTGCCCGTGACTCCGTTGCGGGCCGGCGAGACGCGAACCATTGGCTGGCTGCGTCTGGCGCACGATGGCGAGGTGCAACTTGAACTGCAAAGGAATTAG
- a CDS encoding DUF167 domain-containing protein — MHGQSHSCDRQASQPAGLPPFLTALADGVLLAVKVQPRAARSEIAGVLGAELRIKVTAPPVDAAANEALLRLLGETLDCPRNRIELLRGHTSRHKVLKLHGADARVVAARLTAG, encoded by the coding sequence ATGCACGGCCAGAGTCATTCGTGCGACCGCCAGGCCTCCCAACCGGCCGGTTTGCCGCCCTTTCTCACGGCGCTGGCCGATGGCGTCCTGCTCGCGGTGAAAGTGCAGCCGCGCGCCGCCAGGAGCGAAATCGCCGGCGTGCTCGGTGCCGAGTTGCGCATCAAGGTGACGGCCCCGCCCGTGGATGCCGCCGCCAACGAGGCCCTGCTGCGTTTGCTTGGCGAAACCCTGGACTGCCCGCGCAACCGCATCGAACTGCTGCGCGGCCACACGTCACGGCACAAGGTGCTCAAATTGCATGGCGCCGACGCCCGCGTCGTCGCGGCCCGCCTGACGGCCGGCTGA
- a CDS encoding sodium:calcium symporter, protein MKSLVAQFIAGIERTGAWAPWLFLLMFVAASILMIWRLEAMSDDGFEGTVLGTLVMPYCSGIGNLLFAVLLGLNHGSGSGAAVVENCFVNNVTNMTLLIGLPAIIWSLNVTGKPAGKKSGGKSAGGRKAQELNRLSLLLTLTAGLFFTGATWALARDGRLDFGDGLVLVGLFLFWQCFHVFEVLKTNVRQGRSFSWMLPVDLALLAVGAAGIYVSTDWLVKWSGHSPFVSQHLGWLSGWLMVLPNALLAFYYGWRGKPEVIYSSQVGDGHICIPLCLGVFALCQTLQVPPIFQMGVLILTGATVLHLVFVALFGTLPRMVGFALVGAYLVFLVKGFKG, encoded by the coding sequence TTGAAATCGTTGGTTGCACAATTCATTGCCGGCATTGAACGCACCGGAGCCTGGGCGCCGTGGTTGTTTTTGCTCATGTTCGTGGCCGCCTCGATCCTGATGATCTGGCGGCTGGAGGCCATGAGCGACGACGGCTTTGAGGGCACGGTGCTGGGCACGCTGGTGATGCCGTATTGCTCCGGCATCGGCAATCTCCTGTTCGCCGTTCTGCTCGGCCTCAATCACGGTTCGGGCTCGGGCGCCGCCGTCGTCGAGAACTGCTTCGTCAACAACGTCACAAACATGACGCTGCTCATCGGCCTGCCGGCCATCATCTGGAGCCTGAACGTGACGGGCAAACCCGCCGGGAAAAAAAGCGGCGGCAAATCCGCCGGCGGCCGGAAGGCACAGGAATTGAACCGGCTCTCCCTGTTGCTGACACTGACCGCGGGGCTCTTTTTCACCGGCGCCACCTGGGCGCTGGCGCGTGACGGCCGGCTGGATTTTGGCGACGGCCTGGTGCTGGTCGGGCTGTTCCTGTTCTGGCAATGTTTCCATGTCTTCGAAGTGTTGAAGACCAATGTCCGCCAAGGCCGCTCGTTCAGCTGGATGCTGCCCGTGGACCTCGCCCTGCTCGCGGTCGGCGCAGCGGGAATTTATGTGAGCACGGACTGGCTGGTGAAGTGGTCCGGCCACAGCCCGTTTGTGAGCCAGCACCTCGGCTGGTTGAGCGGCTGGTTGATGGTGCTGCCCAACGCGCTGCTGGCCTTTTACTACGGCTGGCGCGGCAAGCCGGAAGTCATTTACAGCTCCCAAGTCGGCGACGGCCACATCTGCATTCCGCTCTGCCTCGGTGTGTTTGCCCTTTGCCAAACGCTCCAGGTGCCGCCGATTTTTCAGATGGGGGTGCTGATTCTGACCGGCGCCACCGTGCTGCACCTGGTGTTTGTCGCCCTCTTCGGCACGCTGCCGCGCATGGTTGGCTTCGCCCTGGTCGGCGCTTACCTGGTCTTCCTGGTCAAGGGTTTCAAGGGGTAA
- a CDS encoding endo-1,4-beta-xylanase: MIRQGFLLVVLSVTLAALNVPGRDQWTPQQANAWYARQPWLAGCNFGPSTAINQLEMWQADSWDPATIDRELGLAEGLGFTSVRVFLHNLLWQQDSAGLLKRMDQFLSLAQKHHLGVMFVLFDSCWDPFPKLGPQRAPRLHVHNSGWVQSPGYDYLAHPERLDELKPYVQGVVGHFRDDARIHFWDVYNEPDNVNDPAYVREEPANKRDSARLLLEKTFAWAREMNPSQPLSSGVWLGNWGDEGKLSPMERVQLGQSDIITFHNYSKLEDVQQCVANLRRYHRPVICTEYMARPAGSTFDPILGWFKHERVGAYNWGFVAGKTQTIYPWDSWRKQYTGEPPVLFHDIYRPDGTPLVPGEVEYIRSVTGVGMKH; encoded by the coding sequence ATGATACGCCAGGGATTTTTGCTCGTGGTTCTTTCCGTCACGCTTGCGGCGCTGAACGTGCCGGGGCGCGACCAGTGGACGCCGCAACAGGCCAATGCCTGGTATGCCCGGCAGCCATGGCTGGCGGGCTGTAATTTTGGACCAAGCACGGCCATCAACCAGTTGGAGATGTGGCAGGCGGACTCCTGGGACCCGGCCACGATTGATCGCGAACTGGGGCTCGCCGAGGGCCTTGGTTTCACGAGCGTGCGGGTGTTCCTGCACAACCTGCTTTGGCAGCAGGATTCCGCAGGCTTGCTGAAGCGGATGGACCAGTTTTTGTCGCTGGCGCAAAAGCATCACCTCGGCGTGATGTTTGTCCTGTTCGATTCCTGCTGGGATCCGTTTCCGAAGCTGGGACCGCAGCGGGCGCCGCGCCTGCACGTTCACAACTCCGGCTGGGTGCAATCGCCGGGTTACGACTACCTCGCGCATCCGGAGCGGCTGGATGAATTGAAGCCTTACGTGCAAGGCGTGGTGGGGCATTTTCGGGACGATGCGCGCATTCATTTCTGGGACGTTTACAATGAACCGGACAATGTGAACGACCCGGCCTATGTCCGTGAGGAGCCGGCCAACAAGCGGGATTCCGCGCGGCTGCTGCTGGAGAAGACGTTCGCTTGGGCGCGAGAGATGAATCCCTCGCAGCCGCTGTCCTCGGGCGTCTGGCTGGGGAACTGGGGTGACGAAGGCAAACTGTCGCCGATGGAGCGGGTTCAACTGGGCCAGTCCGACATCATCACCTTCCACAATTACAGCAAGCTGGAGGACGTTCAGCAATGCGTCGCGAACCTGCGCCGCTACCATCGTCCGGTGATTTGCACCGAATACATGGCCCGCCCGGCCGGCAGCACGTTCGATCCCATTCTCGGATGGTTCAAACACGAGCGCGTCGGCGCTTACAACTGGGGATTTGTCGCGGGCAAAACGCAGACGATTTATCCGTGGGATTCCTGGCGCAAACAATATACTGGCGAGCCGCCCGTTCTCTTTCACGACATCTACCGGCCGGACGGAACGCCGCTGGTCCCGGGCGAAGTGGAATACATTCGCAGCGTGACCGGGGTCGGAATGAAGCACTGA
- a CDS encoding exopolysaccharide biosynthesis protein: MNAASNNEQNVAQTPPGEAWNDPPRPERQPRLSEELAFLIGEFKGGPVRLSEVIAVLHGRAWIMLLLLLSLPFCTPIPLPGFSTPFGFVIALVGFRLALRRKPWLPDWLFHRPLPAQFFPRLLAAARRVVKLLEFFLRPRLTWLLDVGVLHHLYGAMILAAGLFLLLPLPVPLSNTLPALTVVLLAGAMLERDGWAVLAGTAMFLVTLIFFATLAFGGAGALHWLTHGMGDLFPADPDPAP, encoded by the coding sequence ATGAACGCGGCTTCCAACAACGAACAAAACGTGGCGCAAACTCCGCCTGGAGAAGCGTGGAATGACCCGCCGCGCCCTGAACGGCAGCCGCGCCTCTCGGAGGAACTCGCCTTTCTCATCGGCGAGTTCAAGGGCGGCCCGGTGCGGTTGAGCGAGGTCATCGCCGTGTTGCATGGACGGGCGTGGATCATGTTGTTGTTGCTGCTGTCGCTCCCCTTTTGCACGCCCATTCCCCTGCCCGGCTTTTCCACGCCGTTCGGTTTTGTGATCGCCTTGGTGGGCTTCCGGCTCGCGCTGCGGCGAAAACCCTGGCTGCCGGACTGGTTGTTTCACCGGCCGTTGCCGGCGCAATTCTTCCCGCGCCTGCTGGCGGCGGCCCGGCGCGTGGTGAAGCTGCTGGAGTTCTTCCTCCGTCCGCGCCTGACGTGGCTGCTGGACGTGGGCGTGCTGCACCACCTTTACGGCGCGATGATTCTGGCCGCCGGGCTGTTTTTGCTGCTGCCGCTGCCGGTTCCCTTGTCCAACACCCTGCCGGCATTGACCGTCGTGTTGCTCGCAGGCGCGATGCTGGAACGGGATGGCTGGGCGGTTTTGGCGGGCACCGCGATGTTCCTCGTCACGCTCATTTTCTTCGCCACCCTCGCCTTCGGCGGCGCCGGCGCGCTTCACTGGCTGACGCATGGCATGGGCGATTTGTTTCCAGCTGATCCCGATCCGGCTCCGTAA